A region of Macaca thibetana thibetana isolate TM-01 chromosome 20, ASM2454274v1, whole genome shotgun sequence DNA encodes the following proteins:
- the LOC126944416 gene encoding LOW QUALITY PROTEIN: ETS domain-containing protein Elk-1-like (The sequence of the model RefSeq protein was modified relative to this genomic sequence to represent the inferred CDS: substituted 1 base at 1 genomic stop codon) produces the protein MDPSVTLWQFLLQLLREQRNGHIISWTSRDGGEFKLVDAEEVARLWGLRKNKTNMNYDKLSRALWYYYDKNIIRKVSGQKFVYKFVSYPEVAGCSTEDCPPQPDVSVTSAMPNVAPAAVHAAPGDTASGKPGTPKGAGMAGPGGLACSSRNEYMRSGLYSTFTIQSLQPQPPPHPQPAVVLPNAAPAGAAAPSSGSRSTSPSPLEACLEAEEAGLPLQVILTPPEAPNLKSQELNVEPGLGRALPAEVKVEGPKEELEVAGERGFVPETTKAEPEVPPXEGVPARLPAVVMDTAGQAGDHAASSPEISQPQKGRKPRDLELPLSPSLLGGPGIEQTPGSGTGSGLQAPGAALTPSLLPTYTLTPVLLTPSSLPPSIHFWSTLSPTAPRSPAKLSFQFPSSGSAQVHIPSISVAGLSTPVVLSPGPQKP, from the coding sequence ATGGACCCATCTGTGACGCTGTGGCAGTTTCTGCTGCAGCTGCTGAGAGAGCAACGCAATGGCCACATCATCTCCTGGACTTCACGGGATGGTGGTGAATTCAAGCTGGTGGATGCAGAGGAGGTGGCCCGGCTGTGGGGGCTACGCAAGAACAAGACCAACATGAATTACGACAAGCTCAGCCGGGCCTTGTGGTACTACTATGACAAGAACATCATCCGCAAGGTGAGCGGCCAGAAGTTCGTCTACAAGTTTGTGTCCTATCCTGAGGTCGCAGGGTGCTCCACTGAGGACTGCCCGCCCCAGCCAGATGTGTCTGTTACCTCCGCCATGCCAAatgtggcccctgctgctgtacATGCCGCCCCAGGGGACACTGCCTCTGGAAAGCCAGGCACACCCAAGGGTGCAGGAATGGCAGGCCCGGGTGGTTTGGCATGCAGCAGCCGGAACGAGTACATGCGCTCGGGCCTCTATTCCACCTTCACCATCCAGTCTCTGCAGCCACAGCCACCCCCTCATCCTCAGCCTGCTGTGGTGCTCCCCAATGCAGCTCCTGCAGGAGCAGCAGCGCCCTCCTCGGGGAGCAGGAGCACCAGTCCAAGCCCCTTGGAGGCCtgcctggaggctgaggaggccgGCTTGCCTCTGCAGGTCATCCTGACCCCACCCGAGGCCCCAAACCTGAAATCGCAGGAGCTGAATGTGGAGCCAGGTTTGGGCCGGGCTTTGCCCGCAGAAGTGAAAGTGGAAGGGCCCAAGGAAGAGTTGGAAGTTGCCGGGGAGAGAGGGTTTGTGCCGGAAACTACCAAGGCCGAGCCAGAAGTCCCTCCATAGGAGGGCGTGCCAGCCCGGCTGCCCGCGGTTGTTATGGACACCGCAGGGCAGGCGGGCGACCACGCGGCTTCCAGCCCTGAGATCTCCCAGCCGCAGAAGGGCCGGAAGCCCCGGGACCTAGAGCTTCCACTCAGCCCGAGCCTGCTAGGTGGGCCAGGAATCGAACAGACCCCAGGATCGGGAACTGGCTCCGGCCTCCAGGCGCCTGGGGCGGCGCTAACTCCGTCCCTACTTCCTACGTATACATTGACCCCGGTGCTGCTGACACCCAGCTCGCTGCCTCCCAGCATTCACTTCTGGAGCACCCTGAGTCCCACTGCGCCCCGTAGTCCGGCCAAGCTCTCCTTCCAGTTTCCGTCCAGTGGCAGCGCCCAGGTGCACATCCCTTCCATCAGCGTGGCTGGCCTCTCGACCCCCGTGGTGCTCTCCCCAGGGCCCCAGAAGCCATga